A window from Deltaproteobacteria bacterium HGW-Deltaproteobacteria-18 encodes these proteins:
- a CDS encoding 16S rRNA (cytosine(1402)-N(4))-methyltransferase: protein MDAYSDHIPVMLEEVMHWIAPKAGGFYMDATLGLAGHAARLMEITEGQARLLGLDRDEQALAKAGERLAQYGENVQLAHTSFQHFPRAMREVGWDKLDGVIADLGVSSLQLDSPERGFSFLQDGPLDMRMDPGSGGEPASAIVNGASFERLRQLLWDYGEEPMAGRIARAIVKVRETARIESTLELARIVSAAYPAKRRALSRNHPATKTFQALRLEVNQELREIEFFLERVVDYLRPGARIAVISFHSLEDRIVKRAFRKESSACLCPREYPVCQCGHTQKLRLPFRKPLIPSEEEMRSNSRSRSAKLRVAERIDGETR, encoded by the coding sequence ATGGACGCATATTCCGATCACATTCCGGTCATGCTCGAAGAGGTCATGCATTGGATCGCGCCGAAGGCCGGCGGGTTCTACATGGACGCGACCCTTGGACTTGCCGGACATGCTGCCCGGTTGATGGAGATTACCGAAGGACAGGCCCGGCTTCTGGGACTGGACCGGGACGAGCAGGCTTTGGCCAAGGCCGGGGAGAGGCTGGCGCAGTACGGAGAAAACGTGCAGCTGGCCCATACGTCGTTTCAGCATTTTCCCCGGGCCATGCGGGAAGTCGGCTGGGACAAGCTTGATGGAGTGATCGCCGATCTGGGCGTGTCTTCCCTGCAGTTGGACAGCCCTGAGCGGGGCTTTTCATTCTTGCAGGACGGGCCTCTTGACATGCGCATGGATCCTGGTTCAGGCGGTGAGCCCGCATCGGCCATCGTCAATGGCGCTTCTTTCGAGCGGCTGCGCCAGCTTTTGTGGGATTACGGCGAAGAGCCCATGGCCGGGCGCATCGCGCGGGCCATCGTCAAGGTCCGGGAGACTGCCCGGATCGAATCGACTCTTGAGTTGGCCCGCATCGTGTCTGCGGCCTATCCGGCCAAACGGCGCGCATTGTCGCGCAATCATCCCGCGACCAAGACCTTTCAGGCCCTGCGGCTGGAAGTGAATCAGGAGTTGCGGGAAATTGAATTTTTTCTGGAGCGCGTCGTTGATTATTTGCGGCCTGGCGCGCGCATCGCAGTAATCTCTTTTCATTCTTTGGAAGACCGCATCGTGAAGAGGGCTTTTCGCAAGGAAAGTTCCGCTTGCCTGTGCCCCCGGGAGTACCCCGTGTGTCAATGCGGGCATACGCAGAAACTCAGGCTCCCCTTCCGCAAGCCGCTCATTCCCTCCGAGGAAGAGATGCGGTCCAACAGCCGCAGCCGCAGTGCCAAGTTGCGCGTGGCGGAGCGGATTGACGGAGAGACGCGGTGA
- the mraZ gene encoding division/cell wall cluster transcriptional repressor MraZ, translating into MFRGHSQRTQDPKGRLMLPPEFRDEVFANSPDGKLVLTNFDDCVAAYPLPEWEIIEQSFSKLNMADRKVRDFHRFFISGAAEVTLDKQGRILVPPHLRSYAGLQKDIILAGVGRKFEIWDQERFEAGRNALQENVDQVMDDLAEKGFELRF; encoded by the coding sequence ATGTTCAGAGGGCATTCACAACGTACGCAAGATCCCAAGGGACGGCTCATGCTGCCCCCGGAATTTCGTGACGAGGTGTTCGCCAATTCCCCGGACGGCAAGTTGGTGCTGACCAATTTCGACGACTGTGTCGCCGCCTACCCACTGCCAGAATGGGAAATCATTGAACAGAGTTTTTCCAAATTGAATATGGCTGACCGCAAGGTTCGGGATTTTCACCGCTTTTTCATCTCCGGTGCAGCCGAGGTGACCCTCGACAAACAAGGGCGGATTCTTGTTCCGCCGCATCTGCGCAGTTACGCGGGATTGCAGAAGGACATAATTCTGGCCGGAGTCGGACGCAAATTCGAAATTTGGGATCAGGAGCGTTTTGAGGCAGGTCGCAACGCCCTGCAGGAGAATGTCGACCAGGTTATGGATGATCTGGCCGAAAAAGGATTTGAACTGCGGTTCTGA
- a CDS encoding PTS sugar transporter subunit IIA — MSLKIQKSSPPMYMNLIQIAESFGVSEHVITEWVRKEGMPHVHDRDRILFERSQVMDWAASHGLGVQGGFLSEPAPSLATSRELVTLLRRGGIWRDVNTADLDHVFERIVRSLPGLSPAISNLLAQRLQAPGGITVAPVGDGFALPHPAMRVALGEACALVALIQLNTPWDAVHPPDGKPVTRLLFFISPTPRLHVNMLGLLARGIASGMLSQALDNGADDETLLRILAECADKNTPQPSGASR; from the coding sequence ATGTCCTTAAAAATACAAAAATCATCCCCCCCCATGTACATGAATCTCATCCAAATAGCCGAATCCTTCGGGGTTTCCGAGCACGTCATCACGGAATGGGTGCGCAAGGAAGGCATGCCTCACGTCCATGACCGCGACCGCATCCTTTTTGAGCGCTCCCAGGTCATGGACTGGGCGGCGAGTCACGGACTCGGCGTTCAAGGGGGATTTCTCTCGGAACCCGCGCCTTCGCTGGCCACTTCCCGGGAACTGGTCACCTTGCTGCGTCGGGGAGGAATCTGGCGCGATGTGAATACGGCCGACCTCGACCATGTGTTCGAACGCATCGTGCGCAGCCTGCCCGGCCTGTCCCCGGCCATATCGAACCTGCTCGCGCAGCGCCTCCAGGCGCCCGGCGGCATAACCGTGGCCCCCGTGGGGGACGGCTTCGCCCTTCCCCATCCGGCCATGCGTGTTGCGCTGGGCGAGGCCTGCGCACTGGTGGCGCTGATCCAGCTGAACACGCCATGGGATGCGGTCCACCCTCCTGACGGCAAGCCGGTCACCAGGCTGCTCTTTTTCATTTCGCCGACGCCCCGCCTGCATGTGAACATGCTGGGCCTTTTGGCGCGCGGCATCGCTTCCGGCATGCTGAGCCAGGCGCTGGACAATGGCGCGGACGACGAGACGCTGCTGCGGATCCTGGCCGAATGTGCTGACAAAAACACCCCCCAACCCTCCGGAGCGAGCCGATGA
- a CDS encoding hydrogenase: MNTLAPFFQFTNASRISWASVPIFSVTKLVRLTGEMLESGARLCSWFGVPDHEGTILVAVLAMDAESTLAVARSEPVGGSYPSLTPRHPQAHLFEREVWEQHGLVPIGHPWLKPVRHSYGNAPANAPFFRVDGGEVHEVAVGPVHAGVIEPGHFRFQCAGEEVLHLEIALGYQHRGVEEALANGPHRATLSQMEAISGDTTIAHATAHASVLEALGGVEAPLRAQWLRAIALELERLATHTGDLGALAQDVAFLPTSAACGKIRGDFLNLTALMCGNRFGRGLIRPGGCRHDLEEDRLQTLVQRLKVHMDDVEQAMAWFWDAASVRVRFRNVGVVHQSQAADIGLVGPAARACGLVRDVRFDHPAGWHRFSHSPVAVWPSGDIFARARVRSLEVQRSGHYLFEQLAAPVDGDIKATLPAPQPESMAVALVEGWRGEVCHVALTDHFGRFRRYKITDPSFHNWAGLALSLRGTAISDFPICNKSFNLSYCGFDL, encoded by the coding sequence ATGAACACACTCGCCCCATTTTTTCAGTTCACCAACGCGTCCAGAATCTCGTGGGCCTCGGTTCCGATCTTCTCGGTGACCAAGCTCGTCCGACTGACCGGCGAAATGCTTGAATCGGGAGCGCGTCTTTGCTCGTGGTTCGGCGTCCCGGACCATGAAGGCACGATCCTCGTCGCCGTGCTGGCCATGGATGCCGAAAGCACCCTGGCCGTGGCCCGCAGCGAACCCGTAGGTGGCTCATACCCGTCACTCACCCCAAGACATCCCCAGGCCCATCTCTTCGAACGCGAGGTCTGGGAACAGCACGGACTGGTTCCCATCGGGCACCCGTGGCTCAAACCCGTACGACACTCCTACGGCAACGCCCCGGCCAATGCCCCCTTCTTCCGGGTTGATGGCGGGGAGGTGCACGAGGTGGCCGTGGGCCCGGTGCACGCGGGAGTCATCGAGCCGGGACATTTTCGCTTTCAATGCGCGGGGGAGGAGGTCCTGCATCTGGAGATCGCGCTGGGCTACCAGCATCGAGGCGTGGAGGAAGCCCTGGCAAACGGCCCGCACAGGGCGACCTTGAGCCAGATGGAAGCCATCTCCGGGGACACGACCATCGCCCATGCCACGGCCCATGCGTCGGTCCTGGAGGCGCTCGGCGGAGTGGAGGCCCCCCTGCGCGCGCAGTGGCTGCGGGCCATCGCGCTGGAGCTTGAGCGCCTGGCCACCCACACCGGCGACCTGGGCGCACTGGCTCAGGACGTGGCCTTTCTGCCGACCTCGGCCGCGTGCGGAAAAATCCGGGGAGATTTTCTGAACCTGACGGCGCTGATGTGCGGCAACCGATTCGGCCGAGGGCTGATCAGGCCCGGCGGATGTCGTCATGATCTTGAAGAGGACCGATTGCAGACCCTGGTGCAAAGGCTCAAAGTTCACATGGACGATGTCGAGCAGGCCATGGCCTGGTTCTGGGACGCGGCCTCGGTACGGGTACGTTTCCGCAATGTCGGCGTCGTACATCAGTCCCAGGCTGCGGACATCGGCCTGGTCGGTCCGGCGGCGCGGGCCTGCGGACTTGTCCGCGACGTGCGCTTCGACCATCCGGCGGGCTGGCACCGTTTTTCGCACTCGCCCGTGGCGGTCTGGCCCAGTGGAGACATTTTCGCCCGCGCCCGGGTACGCTCCCTGGAAGTGCAGCGCTCCGGGCACTACCTCTTCGAACAGCTGGCCGCACCAGTGGACGGGGATATCAAAGCCACCCTGCCCGCCCCACAGCCGGAGTCCATGGCCGTGGCCCTGGTCGAAGGCTGGCGCGGCGAAGTTTGCCACGTGGCCCTGACCGACCATTTCGGCCGGTTCCGCCGCTACAAGATCACCGACCCGTCCTTCCACAACTGGGCCGGCCTGGCCCTGTCCCTGCGCGGCACGGCGATCTCGGACTTTCCCATCTGCAACAAGAGCTTCAACCTGTCCTACTGCGGCTTTGACCTCTAA
- a CDS encoding formate hydrogenlyase subunit 4 has translation MPLYVDIPLRLLVWLLLAPLLPGVINKVKAWVAGRQGPPVLQLYYDLARLWRKSVVLSTLASPGFIIAPAVAWTAVVTAALLLPLAGAGTAFSFDGDVLLLVYLLALARFCTAWGAMETGSAFEGMGAAREVSFAVLSEIGIITAILTLVVQSGSLALSSMFEPLFGPGAALLAVGLFIILLAENCRVPFDDPNTHLELTMIHEVMVLDHSGPPLAMILHGASVKLLLFAVFLAQAVLPLSELPLLASVGVLAASVLLITVAVGLIESLTARLAFRRVPLLLTIGFLFCLFPLLLTWMGDL, from the coding sequence ATGCCCCTGTATGTCGATATTCCCCTGCGACTCCTGGTCTGGCTGCTTCTGGCTCCACTGCTTCCGGGCGTCATCAACAAGGTCAAGGCCTGGGTGGCCGGACGGCAGGGCCCGCCCGTGCTGCAACTCTATTACGATCTGGCCAGGCTCTGGCGTAAAAGCGTGGTGCTCAGCACCCTGGCCTCGCCCGGCTTCATCATCGCCCCGGCCGTGGCCTGGACCGCCGTGGTCACGGCGGCCCTGCTGCTGCCCCTGGCCGGTGCGGGCACGGCCTTCTCCTTTGACGGAGACGTTCTGCTGCTGGTCTACCTGCTGGCCCTGGCCCGCTTCTGCACGGCCTGGGGGGCCATGGAGACGGGTTCCGCCTTCGAAGGCATGGGCGCAGCCCGCGAGGTCAGCTTCGCCGTCCTGTCCGAGATCGGCATCATCACCGCGATCCTGACCCTGGTCGTACAATCGGGCAGCCTCGCCCTCTCGTCCATGTTCGAACCGCTCTTTGGGCCGGGCGCGGCGCTCCTGGCCGTAGGGCTTTTCATCATCCTGCTGGCCGAAAACTGCCGGGTCCCCTTTGACGACCCCAATACCCACCTCGAACTTACCATGATCCACGAGGTCATGGTCCTGGACCACAGCGGCCCGCCGCTGGCCATGATCCTGCACGGCGCCTCGGTCAAACTGCTGCTTTTTGCCGTCTTTCTGGCGCAGGCCGTGCTGCCGCTCTCGGAACTGCCTCTTCTGGCCTCCGTCGGAGTTCTGGCCGCAAGCGTGCTGCTGATCACCGTGGCCGTAGGGCTGATCGAGTCTTTAACCGCGCGCCTGGCCTTCCGCCGGGTCCCGCTGCTGCTGACCATCGGCTTTCTGTTCTGCCTTTTCCCCCTGCTTCTGACCTGGATGGGTGATTTATGA
- a CDS encoding NADH-quinone oxidoreductase subunit H, with the protein MIATLLGVCGLSLLLAMCLGRTHPRIWLGLNAIASLGGLHAALLTLLTEKTWLWRGGFTLGGETPFLRLDGISALFLVLVCLVGGLGALYAHEYWSQHHHPRSAPKGRCWWSALTLSMGLVLTCANGLHFLFAWEAFALGAYFLITLDHDRKEVRKAGWLYLAASHAGTTALFTFFSALAARTGTWELGPMHAQTGLAPLFWLALFGFGVKAGMFPLHIWLPSAHAGAPSHVSAIMSAVAIKMGVYGIVRFSGWLPMPASAGWVLLGIGCLSALLGIAFALAQNDIKRLLAYCSVENVGIILIGLGLSVLAIQHGQPVWGKAALAGTFLHVINHGLFKSLLFFGAGSVLHATGTRDMTRLGGLWKVMPWTATLFALGAMAVSGLPPLNGFVGEWAIYQGLLRAVAQKGAAAGVLPAVIVLAGAGALALAAFAKAVGIVFLGAARNKPAASAVECGWIMRAPMLLLATIMIVIGLLPGLFFRPTMGVVAVWAPHWVLADPLLGIRALGGTHTILLCALLAGGFLMLRKIRGGEARQGLTWDCGYAAPTAHMQYTSGSFAGIARGWFFWLLRPEIMIRRVRGHFPGKAMVLLRVPETVLEKFVMPGAAAVSFAADGARKMQHGRLHLYILYVFLGVTALGVVVLLGGK; encoded by the coding sequence ATGATCGCCACGCTTCTTGGCGTCTGCGGCCTGTCCCTGCTCCTGGCCATGTGCCTGGGCCGCACGCATCCGCGCATCTGGCTGGGACTGAACGCCATCGCCTCCCTCGGCGGACTGCATGCGGCCCTGCTCACGCTTCTGACGGAAAAAACCTGGCTCTGGCGAGGCGGCTTCACCTTGGGCGGAGAAACCCCTTTCCTGCGTCTTGACGGGATCAGCGCCCTTTTTCTGGTCCTGGTCTGCCTGGTCGGCGGCCTGGGCGCGCTGTATGCCCATGAGTACTGGTCCCAGCACCATCATCCGCGCTCCGCGCCCAAGGGACGCTGCTGGTGGAGCGCCCTGACCCTGAGCATGGGACTGGTCCTGACCTGCGCCAACGGCCTGCACTTTCTTTTTGCCTGGGAAGCCTTTGCCCTTGGCGCCTATTTCCTCATCACCCTGGATCATGACCGCAAGGAAGTGCGCAAGGCGGGTTGGCTCTATCTGGCGGCTTCCCACGCCGGAACCACCGCCCTCTTCACCTTCTTCTCGGCCTTGGCCGCACGCACCGGGACCTGGGAACTCGGGCCCATGCATGCCCAGACCGGCCTGGCGCCGCTGTTCTGGCTGGCCCTGTTCGGATTCGGGGTCAAGGCTGGCATGTTCCCCCTGCACATATGGTTGCCATCGGCCCACGCGGGAGCCCCCAGCCACGTCTCGGCCATCATGTCCGCCGTGGCCATCAAGATGGGCGTCTACGGCATCGTACGCTTCAGCGGCTGGCTGCCCATGCCAGCCAGCGCAGGCTGGGTCCTGCTCGGCATTGGCTGCCTGAGCGCACTGCTGGGCATCGCCTTCGCCCTGGCCCAGAACGACATCAAGCGCCTGCTGGCGTACTGTTCGGTGGAAAACGTCGGCATCATCCTCATCGGCCTCGGCCTCTCCGTGCTGGCAATTCAGCACGGTCAGCCCGTATGGGGCAAGGCTGCCCTGGCCGGAACCTTCCTGCATGTCATCAACCACGGCCTCTTCAAATCCCTGCTCTTTTTCGGCGCAGGATCCGTGCTTCATGCCACGGGCACCCGCGACATGACCCGCCTTGGAGGACTCTGGAAAGTCATGCCCTGGACCGCGACCCTTTTCGCACTGGGAGCCATGGCCGTGTCCGGACTGCCGCCCCTGAACGGATTTGTCGGAGAATGGGCGATCTACCAGGGCCTCCTGCGTGCCGTGGCCCAGAAGGGGGCCGCCGCCGGAGTCCTGCCTGCGGTCATCGTGCTTGCCGGAGCCGGGGCCCTGGCGCTGGCCGCCTTCGCCAAGGCGGTGGGCATCGTCTTTCTCGGAGCCGCGCGCAACAAGCCCGCCGCAAGCGCCGTCGAATGCGGCTGGATCATGCGCGCGCCCATGCTCCTGCTGGCCACGATCATGATTGTCATCGGCCTGCTACCGGGTCTTTTCTTCCGCCCGACCATGGGAGTTGTCGCCGTCTGGGCCCCACACTGGGTCCTGGCGGATCCGCTCCTTGGAATCCGGGCCCTGGGGGGCACGCACACCATCCTGCTCTGCGCGCTGCTTGCGGGTGGCTTTCTGATGCTGCGCAAGATCCGGGGCGGCGAGGCAAGACAGGGGCTGACCTGGGACTGCGGCTACGCGGCCCCGACCGCGCACATGCAGTACACCAGCGGCTCCTTTGCCGGCATCGCAAGAGGCTGGTTCTTCTGGCTGCTCAGACCCGAAATCATGATTCGCCGGGTGCGCGGCCATTTTCCCGGCAAGGCCATGGTCCTTTTGCGGGTACCGGAAACGGTTCTCGAAAAATTCGTCATGCCGGGCGCTGCGGCCGTGTCGTTCGCGGCCGACGGTGCCAGAAAGATGCAACATGGCCGTCTGCACCTGTACATTCTGTATGTTTTTCTCGGAGTCACGGCTCTTGGAGTCGTGGTTCTCCTGGGAGGGAAGTGA
- a CDS encoding hydrogenase, translated as MNDTLNLLIGLAMGFNLLALGTSRLPVLIRAVAIQGVLLGLLPLVLEAHALDWRLVLITLATVAGKGVLIPFMLIRAMRTANIARELEPFIGYIPSLLLGAAGTIAAVALTRYLPLLPEHAGNLHVPGAMALILTGFILLIGRTKAISQVCGYLILENGIYLAGLLLVRSTPILVEFGILLDVTVGIFVIGIIVDRIQRAFDSLDTRKLTALHE; from the coding sequence ATGAACGACACGCTGAACCTTCTGATCGGCCTGGCCATGGGCTTCAACCTCCTGGCGCTGGGCACCAGCCGCCTGCCTGTCCTGATCCGGGCGGTGGCCATACAGGGCGTACTCCTGGGTCTTTTGCCCCTGGTGCTCGAAGCGCACGCCCTGGACTGGCGGCTTGTCCTCATCACTCTGGCCACCGTGGCCGGCAAGGGCGTGCTCATCCCCTTCATGCTCATCCGCGCCATGCGTACCGCCAACATCGCCCGGGAGCTCGAACCATTCATCGGCTATATCCCGTCCCTGCTCCTCGGCGCGGCCGGGACCATCGCCGCAGTGGCCCTGACCCGCTATCTGCCGCTGCTGCCCGAACACGCCGGAAACCTGCATGTCCCGGGGGCCATGGCCCTCATCCTGACCGGCTTCATCCTGCTCATCGGGCGCACCAAGGCCATCTCCCAGGTCTGCGGCTACCTGATCCTTGAAAACGGCATCTATCTGGCGGGCCTGCTGCTGGTCAGATCCACCCCGATTCTGGTGGAATTCGGCATCCTGCTCGACGTCACCGTCGGCATCTTCGTCATCGGCATCATCGTTGACCGCATCCAAAGGGCCTTCGATTCTCTCGACACCCGCAAACTCACGGCGCTCCACGAATGA
- a CDS encoding Fe-S-binding domain-containing protein, producing the protein MNAYLLIIIPLIGAVLAALWPSRKSRPLFLPAVGLVHTTLCFLFLAKPAAVDPTAWLAFDPLARAILPGVSLLFLICACYTVGYLRLKEQDNRVFVPALLLVLGLLSAGHQARHLGILWIATEGVTLACVPLIHFNGTPKSFEATWKYLLVGGTGIALSLLGSICLGYASLHGGGSGDITFTTLLAQGPSLSRVWVLTAWVLLLVGYGTKMGLAPMHTWKPDAYGESPGIVGALLAGGVTSVAFMALLRIKSVVDAAGEGAVASRTLLAIGLFSTLVAALFLLRTRDFKRMLAYSSIEHMGILCIATSFGGAGVWAALFHVWSNGLTKGALFLSAGNLQRVANSSSIDEVRGMSKILPHTSVLFVVGMFAITACPPFGPFFSELLIIRTGLGAGQAWPIGLFLVCLLLAFFGISRIVFAVVDGRPRLKKPDPAHLKESLGLILPPLFLLAASLWLGLFTPGILKDAWSAAVLQLFLTP; encoded by the coding sequence ATGAACGCATACCTGCTCATCATCATCCCGCTGATCGGGGCAGTGCTGGCCGCGCTCTGGCCAAGCAGAAAGAGCCGCCCCCTGTTCCTGCCTGCGGTCGGACTGGTCCACACGACCCTGTGTTTTCTGTTCCTGGCAAAACCTGCGGCAGTGGATCCTACGGCCTGGCTGGCCTTTGATCCTCTGGCGCGCGCCATCCTGCCCGGCGTGTCCCTGCTCTTTCTGATCTGCGCCTGCTATACGGTGGGCTATCTGCGGCTCAAGGAACAGGACAATCGCGTCTTTGTGCCGGCCCTCCTGCTGGTCCTGGGGCTCCTGAGCGCCGGGCATCAGGCCAGGCACCTGGGCATCCTGTGGATCGCGACCGAGGGCGTGACCCTGGCCTGCGTGCCGCTGATCCACTTCAACGGCACCCCGAAATCCTTCGAGGCAACCTGGAAATACCTGCTTGTCGGCGGCACGGGCATCGCGCTGTCGCTTTTGGGCTCCATCTGCCTCGGATACGCATCACTGCACGGCGGCGGAAGCGGGGACATCACCTTCACGACGCTGCTGGCACAGGGACCAAGCCTCTCCCGCGTATGGGTCCTGACCGCCTGGGTACTGCTGCTGGTCGGCTACGGCACCAAGATGGGCCTGGCGCCCATGCACACCTGGAAGCCCGACGCCTACGGGGAAAGCCCGGGCATCGTCGGCGCGCTGCTGGCCGGCGGGGTCACGTCCGTGGCCTTCATGGCCCTTTTGCGCATCAAGTCCGTGGTCGATGCCGCCGGAGAAGGTGCTGTCGCCAGTCGCACCCTGCTTGCCATCGGCCTCTTCTCGACACTGGTGGCGGCGCTGTTCCTGCTTCGGACCCGTGACTTCAAGCGCATGCTCGCCTATTCGAGCATCGAGCACATGGGCATTCTGTGCATCGCCACCTCCTTCGGCGGAGCCGGTGTCTGGGCGGCACTCTTCCACGTCTGGAGCAACGGTCTGACCAAGGGCGCGCTTTTCCTGAGCGCCGGCAACCTGCAACGGGTCGCGAACTCGTCCTCCATAGACGAGGTGCGTGGCATGTCCAAGATTCTGCCGCACACTTCCGTTCTTTTCGTCGTCGGCATGTTCGCCATCACCGCTTGCCCGCCCTTCGGCCCGTTCTTCAGCGAACTGCTCATCATCCGCACCGGCCTTGGCGCCGGACAGGCCTGGCCCATCGGACTCTTCCTGGTCTGCCTGCTGCTGGCCTTTTTCGGAATCTCGCGCATCGTTTTCGCCGTTGTAGACGGCCGCCCGAGGCTCAAAAAACCAGATCCCGCGCACCTCAAGGAATCCTTAGGGCTCATCCTGCCCCCGCTCTTCCTGCTGGCGGCTTCCCTCTGGCTTGGCCTTTTCACCCCGGGCATCCTCAAGGATGCCTGGTCCGCCGCAGTCCTTCAACTCTTCCTAACGCCATGA
- a CDS encoding NADH-quinone oxidoreductase subunit H produces the protein MRLDGISAFFLLLLAIVGASGALYSQTYWAQKAHPRSAAQSRLWWSAMLAAMGLVLTQSNGLHFLFAWEAFALGAYFLVTLDRKNIQARTAGRLYLVASHAGTLALFGFFATLAAKTGSWELGPMTSQTSLAPLFWVALLGFGIKAGVFPLHIWLPSAHANAPSHVSAIMSGVAIKMGIYGLVRFSSWLPLPEGAGWVVAGLGSASAVLGVAFALGQHDLKRLLAYHSVENIGIILIGLGFAMIALDHGRPDWGVLALTGGMLHVWNHGIFKALLFLGAGAVLHATGTREMSRLGGLWKTMPWTASLFTLGAMAISGLPPLNGFVSEWLVYRGLFDASRLKTVAALGALPAAILLGVTGALALACFVKVCGVVFLGAPRSEDAARAHECSMSMRMAMAALAVCCLAIGLAPALFWPTLLRVAGVWAQTGPDLIAPNHLAPLGTAHLLLALAVLVVAAIAVLLSRGRQKRALTWDCGYLAPDPRMQYTAGSFAGIITAWFGWILRPSVHSSLPADIFSAKASLKSRTPETVLEHVATPAANFILRLADFVRTFQHGRVQSYLMYLCAAILLLSITVSL, from the coding sequence ATGCGCCTGGACGGAATCAGCGCCTTTTTTCTGCTCCTTTTAGCCATTGTTGGAGCCTCTGGAGCTCTGTACAGCCAGACGTACTGGGCACAAAAGGCCCACCCCCGCTCAGCTGCGCAAAGCCGTCTGTGGTGGAGCGCCATGCTGGCCGCCATGGGCCTGGTGCTGACCCAATCCAACGGGCTGCACTTTCTTTTTGCCTGGGAAGCCTTTGCCCTTGGCGCCTATTTCCTGGTCACTCTCGACCGCAAAAACATCCAGGCCCGAACCGCAGGCCGGCTCTATCTGGTTGCCTCACACGCCGGGACACTGGCCCTTTTCGGATTTTTCGCGACCCTGGCCGCAAAAACGGGCAGTTGGGAACTTGGCCCCATGACCTCGCAAACCTCTCTGGCCCCGCTCTTCTGGGTCGCCCTGCTGGGATTCGGCATCAAGGCGGGCGTCTTTCCGCTACACATCTGGCTGCCCTCGGCGCACGCCAATGCTCCGAGCCACGTTTCGGCCATCATGTCCGGCGTGGCCATTAAAATGGGAATATACGGGCTGGTCCGATTCAGTTCCTGGCTGCCCCTGCCCGAAGGCGCGGGCTGGGTCGTGGCGGGACTTGGCTCGGCCAGCGCGGTGCTTGGAGTCGCCTTCGCCCTCGGCCAGCATGATCTGAAGCGGCTACTGGCCTATCACAGCGTGGAGAACATCGGCATCATCCTCATCGGACTGGGTTTCGCCATGATCGCCCTGGACCATGGCCGCCCGGACTGGGGCGTGCTGGCTTTGACCGGCGGGATGCTCCACGTCTGGAATCACGGAATCTTCAAGGCGCTGCTCTTCCTTGGCGCTGGGGCCGTGCTGCACGCAACGGGCACCCGGGAAATGAGCCGCCTTGGAGGACTCTGGAAGACCATGCCCTGGACGGCCTCGCTCTTCACCCTCGGAGCCATGGCCATCAGCGGCCTGCCTCCGCTGAACGGATTCGTCAGCGAATGGCTGGTCTACCGGGGGCTGTTCGACGCCAGCCGGCTCAAGACAGTAGCGGCCCTCGGCGCCCTGCCCGCGGCCATACTCCTGGGCGTGACCGGCGCCCTGGCCCTGGCCTGCTTCGTCAAGGTCTGCGGCGTGGTCTTCCTGGGCGCGCCGCGCTCGGAAGATGCGGCAAGGGCTCACGAATGCAGCATGAGCATGCGCATGGCCATGGCGGCTCTGGCCGTTTGCTGCCTCGCCATCGGCCTTGCCCCTGCGCTTTTCTGGCCGACGCTGCTGCGGGTTGCGGGCGTCTGGGCTCAAACGGGGCCGGACCTGATCGCGCCCAATCATCTCGCCCCGCTGGGAACAGCGCACCTGCTCCTGGCGCTGGCGGTCCTGGTCGTGGCCGCCATCGCCGTCCTGCTGTCGCGCGGTCGCCAAAAACGCGCGCTTACCTGGGATTGCGGCTACCTCGCGCCTGATCCGCGCATGCAGTACACCGCCGGGTCCTTTGCCGGTATCATCACCGCCTGGTTCGGCTGGATCCTAAGGCCATCCGTGCATTCCAGCCTCCCGGCCGACATCTTTTCGGCCAAGGCCAGCCTGAAAAGCCGCACTCCCGAGACGGTCCTTGAGCATGTGGCGACACCGGCCGCCAATTTTATCCTGCGCCTTGCGGACTTCGTGCGCACGTTCCAGCACGGACGCGTCCAGTCCTATCTGATGTATCTGTGCGCGGCCATCCTCCTGCTATCCATCACCGTGAGCCTTTGA